A genomic window from Streptomyces mirabilis includes:
- a CDS encoding serine hydrolase domain-containing protein: protein MSVRTGLVAATAVALAAALAGPAVAAPAGAGHHGATRAAMDAAVKAGVPGVTATARDTGGTWSATTGVGDVRTLAPRGAADRYRVGSITKTFVSTVLLQLEAERRLSLDDEVEKWLPGVVRGHGHDGRRITVRQLLHHTSGIFNYTTDDDFARTYFLKDGFLEHRYDTKTPEQLVAIAMAHAPLFAPGTSWSYSNTNYVLAGMVVEKVTGHSYATEIRRRVIEPLGLRATSVPGTRTTLPRPSSHAYSKLSRATTGPTYDVTRLNPSLASSAGEMISDSADLNRFYAALMGGRLLPPKQLKEMRTTVKADEIPGARYGLGLIDRKLSCGVHVWGHDGGIHGSTSSAVTTADGRHSLAFNFNGDWSGDSDAVIEGEFCGK, encoded by the coding sequence ATGTCAGTGCGTACGGGACTGGTGGCGGCGACGGCGGTGGCGCTTGCGGCCGCTCTGGCGGGGCCCGCGGTGGCGGCTCCCGCCGGGGCAGGCCACCACGGCGCGACCCGCGCCGCCATGGACGCCGCGGTGAAGGCCGGGGTGCCGGGCGTGACGGCGACGGCGCGGGACACCGGCGGCACGTGGTCGGCCACGACGGGCGTGGGCGACGTGCGGACGCTCGCGCCGCGCGGCGCGGCCGACCGCTACCGCGTGGGCAGCATCACGAAGACGTTCGTGTCGACGGTGCTGTTGCAACTGGAGGCGGAGCGGCGGCTGTCGCTGGACGACGAGGTGGAGAAGTGGCTCCCGGGCGTGGTCCGGGGTCATGGCCACGACGGACGCCGGATCACCGTCCGTCAGCTCCTCCACCACACCAGCGGCATCTTCAACTACACGACGGACGACGACTTCGCCCGCACGTACTTCCTGAAGGACGGCTTCCTCGAACACCGATACGACACGAAGACACCCGAGCAGCTCGTGGCGATCGCGATGGCCCACGCACCGCTCTTCGCGCCGGGCACGTCCTGGAGCTACTCCAACACCAACTACGTGCTGGCCGGCATGGTGGTCGAGAAGGTCACCGGCCACTCCTACGCCACGGAGATCCGCCGCCGCGTCATCGAACCGCTCGGCCTGCGCGCCACGTCCGTCCCCGGCACCAGGACGACGCTCCCACGGCCCAGCAGCCACGCGTACTCGAAACTGTCCCGGGCGACGACGGGCCCGACGTACGACGTCACGCGGCTCAACCCCTCCCTGGCCTCCTCCGCCGGGGAGATGATCTCCGACTCCGCCGACCTGAACCGCTTCTACGCGGCCCTGATGGGCGGCCGGCTCCTTCCGCCGAAGCAGCTGAAGGAGATGAGGACGACGGTGAAGGCCGACGAGATCCCGGGCGCTCGCTACGGCCTGGGTCTCATCGACCGCAAGCTCAGCTGCGGGGTCCATGTGTGGGGCCACGACGGCGGCATCCACGGCTCGACGTCCTCCGCCGTGACGACGGCGGACGGCCGCCACTCCCTGGCCTTCAACTTCAACGGGGACTGGTCGGGGGACAGCGACGCGGTGATCGAGGGGGAGTTCTGCGGCAAGTAG
- a CDS encoding TIGR03767 family metallophosphoesterase, with product MSRIRSVATSAAMNRRTLLAATGAVTLSAGIGCALRPDAEAHAATTGTGEAAVAVSLPHSRLRSSRGTPMAPAAPLAPYERGTTLESVAAPRSGSGGYRRLGDGPAWKRVVRGDLAAATSGRADRRTALAAFVQFTDLHLIDVQHPLRLEYLRTGAAGAWRPHESLTVAGAVSLVERVNALRGAPVTGSPLHFVMTTGDNTDNNSNTELDWFLKVMSGGRISPNSGDPRHYEGVQNSGLKLYWQPDAALRDADKQRGFPHLHGFLAAAIRELRSPGLGLPWYSTVGNHDALPLGCYRHGDSFLAEFAVGGKKLMTLPASVSAALRAAIKNDKDPKGAQLRDLLKTHARELRPVTPDESRAPFTPADYLKAHLDPAYTGPGPIGHGYSPANLAAGTQYYAFRISDDIIGVSIDTTDPGGHYMGSIGTTQLRWLDKTLSDNKDSYAIVFSHHTSTSMTNRRTDPAHPSDKRHGGEDVVATLAKHRNVLAWVNGHTHKNEILAHSAPNHGSFWEINTASHVDFPHLARIIEVVDNKDGTLSLFTTLIESAAPHRTDFSDLSQTGLAALYRELAFNAPGRNTELAGASRDRNTELVLKKA from the coding sequence ATGTCGCGCATACGCTCTGTCGCCACTTCCGCCGCCATGAACCGCCGTACCCTGCTCGCCGCCACCGGGGCGGTGACCCTCTCCGCGGGCATCGGCTGCGCCCTGCGGCCCGACGCCGAGGCGCACGCCGCCACCACCGGCACCGGTGAGGCCGCCGTCGCCGTGTCCCTCCCCCACTCTCGGCTTCGCTCGAGCAGGGGGACCCCCATGGCGCCCGCCGCACCCCTCGCTCCCTACGAGCGCGGCACCACCCTGGAGAGCGTGGCCGCGCCGCGCTCCGGCTCGGGCGGCTACCGGCGGCTCGGTGACGGCCCCGCCTGGAAGCGGGTCGTACGCGGCGACCTGGCCGCGGCCACGTCGGGCCGGGCCGACCGGCGCACCGCGCTCGCCGCGTTCGTGCAGTTCACCGACCTGCACCTGATCGACGTCCAGCACCCGCTGCGGCTCGAGTACCTGCGCACCGGCGCCGCGGGCGCCTGGCGCCCGCACGAGTCGCTGACCGTGGCCGGCGCCGTCTCGCTCGTCGAGCGGGTCAACGCGCTGCGGGGCGCCCCCGTCACCGGCTCCCCGCTGCACTTCGTCATGACCACCGGGGACAACACGGACAACAACTCCAATACGGAGCTGGACTGGTTCCTGAAGGTCATGAGCGGCGGCCGGATCAGCCCCAACAGCGGCGACCCGCGCCACTACGAGGGCGTCCAGAACAGCGGCCTCAAGCTGTACTGGCAGCCGGACGCGGCCCTGCGCGACGCCGACAAGCAGCGCGGCTTCCCGCATCTGCACGGCTTCCTCGCCGCCGCCATCCGTGAGCTGCGCAGCCCCGGCCTCGGCCTGCCCTGGTACTCCACGGTCGGCAACCACGACGCGCTGCCGCTGGGCTGCTACCGGCACGGCGACTCCTTCCTCGCCGAGTTCGCCGTCGGCGGCAAGAAGCTGATGACGCTGCCCGCCTCGGTGAGCGCCGCCCTGCGCGCCGCCATCAAGAACGACAAGGACCCCAAGGGCGCCCAGCTCAGGGACCTCCTCAAGACGCACGCGAGGGAGCTGCGCCCGGTCACCCCGGACGAGTCGCGCGCCCCCTTCACGCCCGCCGATTACCTCAAGGCGCACCTCGACCCCGCGTACACCGGCCCCGGCCCGATCGGCCACGGCTATTCACCGGCCAACCTCGCCGCGGGCACCCAGTACTACGCCTTCCGCATCTCCGACGACATCATCGGCGTCAGCATCGACACCACCGACCCGGGCGGCCACTACATGGGTTCCATCGGGACGACCCAGCTGCGCTGGCTGGACAAGACGCTGAGCGACAACAAGGACTCGTACGCCATCGTCTTCAGCCACCACACCAGCACGTCGATGACCAACCGCCGCACCGACCCCGCGCACCCGAGCGACAAGCGCCACGGCGGCGAGGACGTGGTCGCCACGCTCGCCAAGCACCGCAACGTGCTGGCCTGGGTGAACGGCCACACCCACAAGAACGAGATCCTCGCGCACTCCGCGCCGAACCACGGCTCCTTCTGGGAGATCAACACCGCCTCCCACGTCGACTTCCCGCACCTCGCCCGCATCATCGAGGTCGTCGACAACAAGGACGGCACCCTCTCCCTCTTCACCACCCTCATCGAGTCCGCGGCCCCGCACCGCACGGACTTCTCCGACCTCAGCCAGACCGGCCTCGCGGCCCTCTACCGCGAGCTCGCCTTCAACGCCCCGGGCCGCAACACCGAACTGGCCGGCGCCTCACGGGACCGCAACACGGAGCTCGTACTGAAGAAAGCCTGA
- a CDS encoding NUDIX hydrolase gives MPKQLRVAAYAVCVRDGRMLLARWVAGDGSRRWTLPGGGMDHGEDPYDTVIREAEEETGYAVEPLALLGVDSVLRSHPRRLGSPNDFHALRIVYEARVTGGELRHETNGSTDMAAWHPLDEVPALDRVALVDVGLRLWRERPPLGRVGS, from the coding sequence ATGCCGAAGCAGTTGAGGGTGGCGGCCTACGCCGTATGCGTGCGGGACGGGCGGATGCTGCTGGCCCGCTGGGTCGCGGGTGACGGAAGCAGGCGGTGGACCCTGCCGGGCGGCGGCATGGACCATGGCGAGGACCCCTACGACACCGTCATCCGCGAGGCCGAGGAGGAGACGGGCTACGCCGTCGAGCCCCTCGCGCTGCTGGGCGTCGACTCCGTACTGCGTTCGCACCCGCGCCGACTCGGTTCGCCCAACGACTTCCACGCCCTGCGGATCGTCTACGAGGCCCGCGTCACCGGCGGCGAACTGCGCCACGAGACGAACGGCTCCACCGACATGGCGGCCTGGCACCCGCTCGACGAGGTACCCGCCCTCGACCGGGTCGCGCTGGTCGACGTGGGACTGCGGCTGTGGCGGGAACGACCGCCCCTCGGCCGCGTCGGCTCCTAG
- a CDS encoding pyridoxamine 5'-phosphate oxidase family protein — MTYHSGSRAVQERMGVREVADHVGRSVGQGIRPVAAAFLELQPMLVLGAADPVGGAVWASLLTGEPGFVRATGVRQISVTGGGLRESDPLARALATPGTSVGTIALDPRTRRRMRLNGRARPTSRGFAVEADQVFSNCPKYLQKRESYENAERPPGTPRRSAELSPGQRRFVESADTFFLATVHAHGADASHRGGNPGFVHVTSPHELHWRDYPGNSMFLTLGNLETDPRAGLLFLDWAAGTVLQLTGTARTEYAADGERTVGFTVTEVVQTPAASPIRWSPPEYSPANPSLP; from the coding sequence ATGACGTATCACTCCGGCTCACGGGCCGTACAGGAGCGGATGGGTGTGCGCGAGGTCGCCGACCACGTGGGGCGGTCCGTCGGCCAGGGCATCCGCCCCGTGGCCGCCGCCTTCCTCGAACTCCAGCCGATGCTGGTGCTGGGCGCGGCCGACCCGGTGGGCGGAGCGGTGTGGGCCTCGCTGCTCACCGGCGAGCCCGGGTTCGTACGGGCGACGGGTGTCCGGCAGATCTCGGTCACGGGCGGCGGTCTGCGCGAGAGCGACCCACTGGCGCGGGCGCTCGCCACCCCGGGCACCTCCGTCGGCACGATCGCGCTCGACCCGCGCACCCGCCGTCGCATGCGGCTCAACGGCCGGGCCCGCCCGACCTCCCGCGGCTTCGCCGTCGAGGCGGACCAGGTCTTCTCCAACTGCCCGAAGTACCTGCAGAAGAGGGAGTCGTACGAGAACGCCGAGCGTCCGCCCGGCACGCCCCGCCGGTCCGCCGAACTCTCCCCCGGGCAGCGGCGGTTCGTCGAGTCCGCCGACACCTTCTTCCTGGCCACCGTCCACGCGCACGGCGCCGACGCCAGCCACCGGGGCGGCAACCCCGGTTTCGTCCACGTCACCTCACCGCATGAACTGCACTGGCGCGACTACCCCGGCAACTCCATGTTCCTGACCCTCGGCAACCTGGAGACGGACCCGAGGGCGGGGCTGCTCTTCCTGGACTGGGCGGCGGGGACGGTGCTGCAACTGACGGGCACGGCGCGCACGGAGTACGCGGCCGACGGGGAGCGCACGGTCGGCTTCACCGTCACCGAGGTCGTGCAGACACCTGCCGCCAGCCCGATCCGCTGGTCGCCGCCGGAGTACTCGCCGGCCAACCCGTCCCTGCCGTAG
- a CDS encoding VOC family protein → MTLRTGHIGLNVTDLDRSLAFYRDVLGFGVIAEGKEEERRYAFLGSLAGDGRPVLTLWQQAQGAYDKARAGLHHLALEVDSVDRVGEYERALRDYGVDFAYEGVVAHREGSASGGIFFHDPDGTRLEIYAPSGAEGAPVPSATAPTCGFF, encoded by the coding sequence ATGACCTTGCGCACCGGCCACATCGGCCTGAACGTCACCGACCTCGACCGCTCGCTCGCCTTCTACCGCGACGTCCTCGGCTTCGGAGTGATCGCCGAGGGCAAGGAGGAGGAACGGCGGTACGCGTTCCTCGGCTCCCTCGCCGGAGACGGCCGCCCGGTGCTCACCCTCTGGCAGCAGGCACAGGGGGCGTACGACAAGGCCCGCGCCGGCCTGCACCACCTCGCCCTCGAAGTGGACTCGGTCGACCGGGTCGGGGAGTACGAGAGGGCCCTGCGGGACTACGGCGTCGACTTCGCGTACGAGGGCGTGGTCGCCCACCGTGAGGGCTCGGCGTCCGGCGGCATCTTCTTCCACGACCCCGACGGCACCCGCCTCGAGATCTACGCGCCGAGCGGGGCTGAGGGGGCCCCGGTGCCGTCCGCCACCGCCCCCACCTGCGGATTCTTCTAG
- a CDS encoding CGNR zinc finger domain-containing protein, whose amino-acid sequence MSTTADPRPLTGEPVSLDLLNTRWNREGVTQDLLTDTEGLTVWLAANGLDFPADDAVLLHAREARDALRSAVDGTLEEAAARIDAVLAHGRVRLTLTGRGPGEEAEFADPSWGPAWLAARDYLGLLATAPDRIRRCAHDTCILHFFDTSRNGTRRWCSMAACGNRAKASRHYARTREA is encoded by the coding sequence ATGTCCACCACCGCCGATCCCCGCCCGCTCACCGGGGAACCGGTCTCGCTCGACCTGCTCAACACCCGCTGGAACCGCGAGGGAGTGACGCAGGACCTGCTCACGGACACCGAGGGCCTGACGGTGTGGCTGGCGGCGAACGGACTGGACTTCCCGGCCGACGACGCCGTACTGCTGCACGCACGGGAAGCCCGTGACGCCCTGCGCTCGGCCGTCGACGGCACCCTGGAGGAAGCCGCCGCCCGGATCGACGCCGTCCTCGCGCACGGCCGCGTGCGCCTGACGCTGACCGGCCGGGGACCGGGCGAGGAAGCGGAGTTCGCCGACCCGTCCTGGGGGCCCGCCTGGCTCGCCGCCCGCGACTACCTCGGGCTGCTCGCCACCGCCCCCGACCGCATCCGCCGCTGCGCCCACGACACCTGCATCCTGCATTTCTTCGACACCTCGCGGAACGGCACCCGCCGCTGGTGCTCGATGGCGGCCTGCGGTAACCGCGCGAAGGCGTCCCGCCACTACGCGCGCACGCGGGAGGCCTGA